From Fusarium oxysporum f. sp. lycopersici 4287 chromosome 10, whole genome shotgun sequence:
NNNNNNNNNNNNNNNNNNNNNNNNNNNNNNNNNNNNNNNNNNNNNNNNNNNNNNNNNNNNNNNNNNNNNNNNNNNNNNNNNNNNNNNNNNNNNNNNNNNNNNNNNNNNNNNNNNNNNNNNNNNNNNNNNNNNNNNNNNNNNNNNNNNNNNNNNNNNNNNNNNNNNNNNNNNNNNNNNNNNNNNNNNNNNNNNNNNNNNNNNNNNNNNNNNNNNNNNNNNNNNNNNNNNNNNNNNNNNNNNNNNNNNNNNNNNNNNNNNNNNNNNNNNNNNNNNNNNNNNNNNNNNNNNNNNNNNNNNNNNNNNNNNNNNNNNNNNNNNNNNNNNNNNNNNNNNNNNNNNNNNNNNNNNNNNNNNNNNNNNNNNNNNNNNNNNNNNNNNNNNNNNNNNNNNNNNNNNNNNNNNNNNNNNNNNNNNNNNNNNNNNNNNNNNNNNNNNNNNNNNNNNNNNNNNNNNNNNNNNNNNNNNNNNNNNNNNNNNNNNNNNNNNNNNNNNNNNNNNNNNNNNNNNNNNNNNNNNNNNNNNNNNNNNNNNNNNNNNNNNNNNNNNNNNNNNNNNNNNNNNNNNNNNNNNNNNNNNNNNNNNNNNNNNNNNNNNNNNNNNNNNNNNNNNNNNNNNNNNNNNNNNNNNNNNNNNNNNNNNNNNNNNNNNNNNNNNNNNNNNNNNNNNNNNNNNNNNNNNNNNNNNNNNNNNNNNNNNNNNNNNNNNNNNNNNNNNNNNNNNNNNNNNNNNNNNNNNNNNNNNNNNNNNNNNNNNNNNNNNNNNNNNNNNNNNNNNNNNNNNNNNNNNNNNNNNNNNNNNNNNNNNNNNNNNNNNNNNNNNNNNNNNNNNNNNNNNNNNNNNNNNNNNNNNNNNNNNNNNNNNNNNNNNNNNNNNNNNNNNNNNNNNNNNNNNNNNNNNNNNNNNNNNNNNNNNNNNNNNNNNNNNNNNNNNNNNNNNNNNNNNNNNNNNNNNNNNNNNNNNNNNNNNNNNNNNNNNNNNNNNNNNNNNNNNNNNNNNNNNNNNNNNNNNNNNNNNNNNNNNNNNNNNNNNNNNNNNNNNNNNNNNNNNNNNNNNNNNNNNNNNNNNNNNNNNNNNNNNNNNNNNNNNNNNNNNNNNNNNNNNNNNNNNNNNNNNNNNNNNNNNNNNNNNNNNNNNNNNNNNNNNNNNNNNNNNNNNNNNNNNNNNNNNNNNNNNNNNNNNNNNNNNNNNNNNNNNNNNNNNNNNNNNNNNNNNNNNNNNNNNNNNNNNNNNNNNNNNNNNNNNNNNNNNNNNNNNNNNNNNNNNNNNNNNNNNNNNNNNNNNNNNNNNNNNNNNNNNNNNNNNNNNNNNNNNNNNNNNNNNNNNNNNNNNNNNNNNNNNNNNNNNNNNNNNNNNNNNNNNNNNNNNNNNNNNNNNNNNNNNNNNNNNNNNNNNNNNNNNNNNNNNNNNNNNNNNNNNNNNNNNNNNNNNNNNNNNNNNNNNNNNNNNNNNNNNNNNNNNNNNNNNNNNNNNNNNNNNNNNNNNNNNNNNNNNNNNNNNNNNNNNNNNNNNNNNNNNNNNNNNNNNNNNNNNNNNNNNNNNNNNNNNNNNNNNNNNNNNNNNNNNNNNNNNNNNNNNNNNNNNNNNNNNNNNNNNNNNNNNNNNNNNNNNNNNNNNNNNNNNNNNNNNNNNNNNNNNNNNNNNNNNNNNNNNNNNNNNNNNNNNNNNNNNNNNNNNNNNNNNNNNNNNNNNNNNNNNNNNNNNNNNNNNNNNNNNNNNNNNNNNNNNNNNNNNNNNNNNNNNNNNNNNNNNNNNNNNNNNNNNNNNNNNNNNNNNNNNNNNNNNNNNNNNNNNNNNNNNNNNNNNNNNNNNNNNNNNNNNNNNNNNNNNNNNNNNNNNNNNNNNNNNNNNNNNNNNNNNNNNNNNNNNNNNNNNNNNNNNNNNNNNNNNNNNNNNNNNNNNNNNNNNNNNNNNNNNNNNNNNNNNNNNNNNNNNNNNNNNNNNNNNNNNNNNNNNNNNNNNNNNNNNNNNNNNNNNNNNNNNNNNNNNNNNNNNNNNNNNNNNNNNNNNNNNNNNNNNNNNNNNNNNNNNNNNNNNNNNNNNNNNNNNNNNNNNNNNNNNNNNNNNNNNNNNNNNNNNNNNNNNNNNNNNNNNNNNNNNNNNNNNNNNNNNNNNNNNNNNNNNNNNNNNNNNNNNNNNNNNNNNNNNNNNNNNNNNNNNNNNNNNNNNNNNNNNNNNNNNNNNNNNNNNNNNNNNNNNNNNNNNNNNNNNNNNNNNNNNNNNNNNNNNNNNNNNNNNNNNNNNNNNNNNNNNNNNNNNNNNNNNNNNNNNNNNNNNNNNNNNNNNNNNNNNNNNNNNNNNNNNNNNNNNNNNNNNNNNNNNNNNNNNNNNNNNNNNNNNNNNNNNNNNNNNNNNNNNNNNNNNNNNNNNNNNNNNNNNNNNNNNNNNNNNNNNNNNNNNNNNNNNNNNNNNNNNNNNNNNNNNNNNNNNNNNNNNNNNNNNNNNNNNNNNNNNNNNNNNNNNNNNNNNNNNNNNNNNNNNNNNNNNNNNNNNNNNNNNNNNNNNNNNNNNNNNNNNNNNNNNNNNNNNNNNNNNNNNNNNNNNNNNNNNNNNNNNNNNNNNNNNNNNNNNNNNNNNNNNNNNNNNNNNNNNNNNNNNNNNNNNNNNNNNNNNNNNNNNNNNNNNNNNNNNNNNNNNNNNNNNNNNNNNNNNNNNNNNNNNNNNNNNNNNNNNNNNNNNNNNNNNNNNNNNNNNNNNNNNNNNNNNNNNNNNNNNNNNNNNNNNNNNNNNNNNNNNNNNNNNNNNNNNNNNNNNNNNNNNNNNNNNNNNNNNNNNNNNNNNNNNNNNNNNNNNNNNNNNNNNNNNNNNNNNNNNNNNNNNNNNNNNNNNNNNNNNNNNNNNNNNNNNNNNNNNNNNNNNNNNNNNNNNNNNNNCCGACTTGCTTTTGTCATGACTTTCCTTGTCCCTACTCTTTTCGCCATCGGCCTTCCTTTCCTTCCCGAGTCGCCTGTTTGGTACGTCAAGAAGGGCCGCGACGACGATGCTCGAAAGGCCATCTTCAAGCTTTATGGTACATCtattgatgttgaggagagACTTGAGTTCATCAAGTCTGAACTCGAGGTTACTGCTGGTGAGGCCAACATGGCAAAACAGACTAGCTGGAAGGCCATCTTCTCTAAGGAGCACCGAAGCAGAACTCTCATTGCTGTCATGGGACTTCAGTCTCAGAACTTCTCCGGTGGATACTTTGCCAGTAAGTAACCAGCTACTGTTCCTATTGACTCAGGTACTAACTGTTGCAGACACTTACCAGACCTACTACTTTGAGCTCATCGGCCAATCCGACCCCTTCGGCCTCACAGCCATCTCTTCGACACTCCAGTTCCTCTCCAACTGCGTCGCCGTATGCGTCTCCGATGTCCTCCCCCGTCGAAAGTCCCTCATCGGAGGCGGTACActtctctgctgctggtccatcatcatcgccggAACCTCCCTCGCAGGCACTGCCAACACAGCCGCCAACACCGCTCTCCTTGCTTTCATGATTACCTGGTCGATGCTTTATACTGGCACAGTTGGTTGCTTTGGATGGGCTGTCGCTCAAGAAACCGCTGCTCAGGCTACACGTCCCAAGACTATTGCTTTCAGTCTTGTTTGCCAGCAGCTCACTGCTCTTATGCTGTCTTCAGTATTTCCCTACTTCATCAACCCCGATCAATTGAACTGGGGCGGAAAGGTCATGTTCTTGTTTGTTGGCGCTGAGGTCTTTATCCTGGCTACACTGTTCTGGTTTCAGCCTGAGACGAAGAACAGGACTTATCATGACATTGATTGCCTGTATGCCGAGGGTGTTCCTCCCAGAAAGTTCTCCGAGTTTGTTGTCAACGACGGTGCTGTTGTTCGAAAGCCCACTGTGGAGAAGGAGTGATCGAGCTAGTAGGGTGTTGAGAATGTGATGGGGGTGACGTCTCGAAGTGTCGTAGATGGGCGTCGTTGGGATTGGAGTTTACATTTTGGTTATCGTATTTTGGGCAAAGAGAACAAAAAGTTTCTTGTTAAAAGAATGATAGCATATTGGAATCTTGTTCACTCCATCAACTCTCGCTAATGTCTCTTGCTGCCACGTCGTAGTATTATCCCCGTCGTCTCTTCTTTATGAGCCCATCTAGAGCAGTTAGTGCGCTAAATTCAGTGGACCCAGTGGCGTCCAACCATGACGATATGCTCTGTTCTCCGCATTTATATAAAAGCCAATCCCCGCAAACTTCAAACCTTGTCGCAACTGCTTCCAATTAATTGAGCCATGTCAAGTCCAGCGCCGCCAAAACCCACCAAGATCCGACAAGCTTGTGATGTCTGCCATAAAAGAAAGATACGCTGCGATGGCTGTCGACCATGTCATAATTGCCAAAGCTTGGATATAAGCTGTACCTATCTGGCGGTCCCTAAAAAGACGGGACCTAAAGGGCCGCGATATGCGCGACGGCCTAGACAACGACCTGCGCCGACAACTTTTTCATCTACCAGCCCAGAGATTCACCCACCCAGCACCAGTTCCAACAACAAGGCATCACCACCATGTCCAAAATTGTTTCTAGATTCGCCTCAAATGACTGATGCTGTTATTCGATGGTGTCTCGATGCGTACTTTAAGCATAAATACCCGCTTACTCCAATTCTTCATCGCCCTTATCTCGAACAAACACCAAGATCAACTGAGCAATACGGCTTAATAACCGCATGTTGCGCTGTCATTGCACTCTCGCCAGAAATACTACCGCCTTGCCCTGTCGAGGACAATTTCACGATTCCATCAGCAGACTTCTTGATAGCAGAAACTCTTCGAGCAAGAGAGTATTGCAATCTGATCGAACACCCGTCATTAATGCATATACAGACGTCTTTCTTCCTTCACGCTGCATTTTTCTCAATGGATAAGGATAACTCGGCTTGGTATTACCTGCAGGAAGCTATAACGATGCTCCAGACGATGCGCTTGCACGAGGAGACCACAtacaatgatgatgatgcaagCGACCCAGTCTTTTTGAAGTACGCTCAGCGGATGTTTTGGgttctcttcatcactgaGAGGGCATACGCTCTACAAAGGAATCGCCCGATCAGATTGCAAGACACGTTGAAGCTTCCAGACGTTGATCCGATGTCCTCTGACGCAGAGATCTTGCGGGGCTTCCTCGACCTTATCTCCCTGTTCCGTCCGTTTGGTCAAGATTTCATCTCACAGTGGAACTCCCCAACATCATCCACATCGACAGATTTCGCAAACCTGTTCCGATTGCAGTATCTTCTTAAACATTCGCTTCCGAACCTTTCGAATCACTCCCAAGTCCAACAAGCAGATCTTCTCATATCGCGTCAATGGCTGAAGATTGTTGTCTGGAAACTCTGCGCTTCAAAAAGGGTTCTCTCAACGGCGAATAGCGAAGATGTTATGTCGTTGCACTACCCAGCCAGCATAGCACGCGACATCGTATTGGTGTCGCAGTTAGTGCCGACGCAGGCCTTTGAAGCTAATGGCATCGGAATCGTTGAGAAGGTGTTTGATGTTGGCTGCTCGTTGGCGGACCTGCTGTCGTTGGTACCGCTGGAATATCGAGGTTCAACTATGAATGTTGGGGTTATTGATACACTTATGGAGACAGTGAAAATTGTCGGGACGAGGTTTGGGGGAAGTTATCGGCATTTGGACATATTGGTTGGCAAAGCGAGCGGGTGTCTTCTTATGAATGTGGATCGAAGTCTTCCCCCACCAGACCATGACAATTCGGATAATATCGAGGAGATCTAACGTAGTTGATAGTTTTCATATACAAGTAAGTACTTAGAAGGAAAGTTAACCTCTTTGATGTTTTCATTATCTTAGAGAGCGGCCCAATGCCTTATCATGCTCCATTAACACCTGTTCAATCTCTCGATGTCCCTTTTCAGAGGCCCACTCCAGAGCTGTTTTCCCACGTTCATCCACAAGGCTTGTGTCAGCGCCATGAGCAAGGAGAAGCCGCAGTGTCGATAGATGCCCCTCGCGAGCTGCATAGAGTAATGCCGATGCATCGTCTATTATACATTTAGATTCTTGCTCTGCAGGACTTCCTCCAAACGCGGAAGAAAGTAGACGCCTTATCGCTCCACGCTTGCGAATGAACTCGACCCTGGCATTGCAGTCAACACCCCGGCCTATTAGTTTTTCGACTGCCCAGTCGAGTCCTTGCCTAGCTGCACAAAGGAGCGGTGGTACTCGTAAATCACTATAGAAGCCTCCGCCGATGTTTGGGTCGGCACCATGGTCCAACAAGGCCACGACTACCGCTCGTCTCTCCGCTATTCTTATGGGTTCATGGACGTTCAAGGACTTTTCTTCCAGAGGCCAACGTTCAGTTGTCGGGGTTGGGCCTCGGTATCCTAATATTGCCTCGATCAGTGCTGTATTGCCAGATGGATCTTCCCAATTGACATCAACACCTTTCGCCAAGCACACTTGAACCACCTCATGATCAGCCCATTTTGCAGCCAGGTTCAAAAGTTTACTCCCATCTTCGCCGGCCCAGCATACATCAGTAAGGCGCTGGAGTAGCGTCTGCACAATCTCCGTACTCCACGCCGACACCAGTGTCGAGGCCGTCTGGGATAGCCACACCCGGAAGTCTACAAGATCGAAATGTGCACCGTGGTCAAGGAGAAAATGCACCAAATCCTTATGACCAAACCTTGCGGCCAGAATCAAGGGTGTTTCGTTCTCGTCATTTCTGATGTTGATATCTGCGCCGTGGTCGAGGAACAGCTGTACCACGGCTGTGAAGCCCTTGCTGGCTGCAGAAATGAGGATACTCCTGTTGGACGAACTGTCTGGTATCTGGAGACCGTGTTCAAGAAGGCTCTGCACGAACTTGTCGCTACCGAGCCACAGTACTTCCCAGACGACGAGGAAATCGCCCTTCAAATCAACATGATGGTCATAGAGAAATCGGGCTACCTCTTCGTGATCACCGTTGACTGCATATGTCCGAGGAGTCTCAGACTCGTACTGGGCATTATCCCATTTCTTCAACCGTATGGTCCCAATGTAAGGCATAAAGACCCTTTCTTCCCTGAAGGCGCGAAGCCACGGGACCATGCCAAGATAAGTCGCCATATGAATTAGCCACGATGGTTCAATTCTGTAAGCTGCCCAGTTTTTCCGTACAGCAGAGAATCTTTTGAAGAACGGCCTGCTAGGGTTGAATAAATAACTTGCATCCTTTGGTGACAGTCTAGCATGGCTCAACCAGTACAGTTCCGCATAGTTGAACAGCTCGCACGCATTTAAAGACTTTCTTGGCTGCATACTACCTCCTGAGATGTTTGGTTGCTTACGGTCTCTTGTCATGCTTTCGAAGGTTTCATAGTCAATGCGTTTGTGTCGGAAAAAACTATGTTCAATGATTTGCAAGCACCTATGGGCAACCTCGCCGTGGCACCTTTTCGCTTCTATACGAAAGCCCTCGGTGATTGGATCCTGGTCCGGCTCACTTCTCAGGAGGTACTCCTTGGCCGACTGATGGACAAATAACACTTGGTTATCGCTAAGCCTCAGAAGTGGTTGACAGATGACTATTCTATCTTCCATACACTCGATATCACTTTCGATAGCGTAAGCCAACTCCTCAAGGGTCAGAGGTCGCATCGTAATTGCAATCCATTTGAAGATATTCGCACTGACATGACGGTATTTCGGGTCGATCTGGTGCAGCATTCTCCCGAATATCGGATACAGGCCTACTGGTACTTCCTGAACGGTTTCGGAAATTTGAAGGCAGGTCCTCTTTTTAGAAAGCTCGTGGACGACAAAAGCAACCCATAAGAAGGTGCCTTCTGCTCTTTCGAGTAGTGTTTGTTCGATTTGAGGGCGGATAGCCTCGAAACCTTGTATTCTTTGCAGAGGTTCTAGGCTCCACCTGATGAATGTCGCTATATCATCATTGATATGTCCGTGATGGTCTGGATCGAGCTTGAGACCACAGAATGCGTCGCTTGCATCTGCCTCTATAAATGCTGTCTCTGGAGTGTAATCGGGAGTAGGTTCGGGGCCTCGGGAGTGAATGTGTATGCCGAGTATATCAATATCTCGTCCTATAAGTGCCACCTTGAGAGGTCCGTTGTGCCCAGTGGGTGAGGTACAGTAGTCGCGAAACTTGCCGATCAACACATTCGAAAACTCACACTCGTCAATGCCGTCGATAAGACAATAGACTGTAGAGAGATTAGACTGCGATAGAAGGATTTCCAGGATCTTCCACAAGCATTCCAGGCTACATAAGGcattctttgctttctctgGGGTGTCCAAGTAAGTGGAGACCTCCTGGATCTTGGACATATCAGTGCTGAAGCCAAGCAGCTGATATACCAGACTTCGCACAAGGTTCGTGGGCTTGTTGTAACATTCGTGCTGAAATCGACagaaataaaacaaaaaATGATCGTCTGTGCCCTGACACTCTTTCTCAACTTGTTCTGAGAGAAAGAGTGACATGACCGTTTTGCCTGTACCAGGACCTCCAGAGATCCAAAAGAGGGAAGACTTCTTTTCGAGCCATGTTTGATACACTGAGTTCTCTAGGATCCATTGGCAGGTTCCAGGGGCTCTTGTCCCTTTCGCGTCGGCGATGTTGGCCCTGTCGGCATCAGGATGGCTCACGAACAGAACATCTCGACAGTTCTTGACTGCATCTTCAAAGCTAGCTGAATTATGTAAGTGGGTATGAAGAGAAGGGGGACGGCGTTTGTCTCACGAGTAGTCTGCCCAGAATGTGAGAAGCTGACTTGGCTGACAGCGCCTGCAAAGAGAAACGATCCATTGTTTGCCGAGATATCATGAATATTTTGCGGGCTTCTTTGCTGACCAGTGCAGTCTGAGTCTGGGCTTTCGGCCGCCATGGTGACTTAGATCTCAAACCAATTGTAGGCTCGGTAGAATAGATTTGGGAGTAGCTTTGCAGAGAAAGCTCTTCGCATTGCGGCTCGCCCGGCACTTGAACCTGTGACCCCAGTAGTCTGGAGTTGCACAGACTCGCTTAGAGAACCAATTATTGACGTCGATTCATGTTTCGCGAGCTAAGTATACATTTTCGTATCTGGTGACCGTGGCTGTGGCGGATGGTGTGCCCCAAAGCCCGCGTTAGTGTAACAACTGGTGCCTTCTCATGTGGCATGAACCTCCCAGAACTGGAGTTTTTCTCGCTTACCCTTACTCGGAATTGGTTCTGAAACTGTGGTACATAAGGGAGATGGAAACCCTATAAAATAGGTTACAACATCCATCTTACGGTTTTCTCCTCACTATGCCTGACCCTGTCAGTATTACCGCGTCAATCTTTGGCATAGTCCAGGGCGTAGCATTCCTGTCGAGTACCATAGACAATATCCGAAGCGCCCCGGAGTCCATCAAGAACATTCAGCGCCAGCTCCAACATCTCAAACCCATCCTTAGCCAGCTCGAGTGCGCCGTGGACCAAAAGCAGATTGACATCGACCAGGTAGGCGCTGAACTTAAGGCCGCTCTTCATAATTGCGACCAGGCATGCACTGAGTTCAGCACCTCACTTGGCCACTGGACAAGACACTCCAGCGAAGACGAAACGTCCGTTCTGGATTATACCAAGATTGGGCTTTTGCGC
This genomic window contains:
- a CDS encoding hypothetical protein (At least one base has a quality score < 10), whose amino-acid sequence is MTFLVPTLFAIGLPFLPESPVWYVKKGRDDDARKAIFKLYGTSIDVEERLEFIKSELEVTAGEANMAKQTSWKAIFSKEHRSRTLIAVMGLQSQNFSGGYFANTYQTYYFELIGQSDPFGLTAISSTLQFLSNCVAVCVSDVLPRRKSLIGGGTLLCCWSIIIAGTSLAGTANTAANTALLAFMITWSMLYTGTVGCFGWAVAQETAAQATRPKTIAFSLVCQQLTALMLSSVFPYFINPDQLNWGGKVMFLFVGAEVFILATLFWFQPETKNRTYHDIDCLYAEGVPPRKFSEFVVNDGAVVRKPTVEKE